One segment of Paramormyrops kingsleyae isolate MSU_618 chromosome 8, PKINGS_0.4, whole genome shotgun sequence DNA contains the following:
- the LOC111856998 gene encoding constitutive coactivator of PPAR-gamma-like protein 1 isoform X1 produces MGVQGFQEYIEKHCPSAVVPVELQKLARGSLVGGGRQRPPQSRLRLLVDAENCLHRLYGGFYTDWVSGGQWNHMLGYLAALAKACFNGNIELLVCFNGALEKGRLHEWVKRQVNERQTAQQIVSHVQNKGTPPPKVWFLPPVCMAHCIRLALLRFHIGVAQSIEDHHQEVIALCRENGFHGLVAYDSDYALCNIPYYFSAHALKLSRNGKSLTTSQFLMHEVAKQLDLNPNRFVIFASLLGNHILPDEDLAAFHWSLLGPEHPLASLKVRAHQLVLPPCDVVIKAVADYVRNLQDVIDLEAIAKDIFRHSQSRTDDKVVRFKKAVEYYSAASKPLQFSPYLVRPNPIGVPVALPQYVPPQMLNIPQTPLPVKPGVQHLPGQNTYQEPGLAHDPLGKGLPDQNSFSNIPHEGKHTPLYERSLPVNPTSGSSPNHADPAFFNTSSTSSSSENDENTGTTANHISDHKAGWDKQGNQAENIPAGELGDQIKAEESSVTFSGGHGAEVGGHNSVNTQIPSLLSMPTRNHMDITTPPLPAVAPEVLRVAEHRHKKGLMYPYIYHVLTKGEIKLSVTIEDEANKDLPSAVQLYRPIRQYVYGVLFSLAEAKKKAERLAMRRNRLPEYPPVIVKEWAAYKGKTPHTPELVEALPFREWTCPNLKKLWLGKAVEDKNRRMRAFLACMRSDTPAMLNPANVPTPLMVLCCVLRFMLQWPGVRILRRNELDAFLAQALSPKLYEPDQLQELKIDSLDPRGVQLAALFMSGVDMALFANDVCGQPLPWEHCCPWMYFDGKLLQSKLIQATRDKAPLIDLCDGQADQVAKVEKMRQSILEGLTFSRPLHPLPFPPPHGMPFYPPSTTFYPPPPMPPPQGRGRGMPGKDLLCDGGAVYGLQAIPSQGGKLEIAGTVVGQWAGSRRGRGRGAFPIQVVSVGGPTRGRPRGVISTSVIRTFGRGAKYYGRGLKTQGSYQQSKPAYAASANEVVKERKKSKPEELKSPPESSEGSTAENGIEGREADQLNGNKDDGGAPNQPESALSNDSKMCNTNSHLNALNADSDCHRDEALGTSVLKKEE; encoded by the exons ATGGGCGTGCAAGGTTTCCAGGAATACATTGAAAAGCACTGCCCAAGCGCCGTAGTACCGGTGGAGCTTCAGAAGCTAGCTCGGGGGAGCCTAGTTGGGGGCGGCAGGCAGCGACCACCCCAAAGTCGGCTCAGGCTTCTCGTGGATGCTGAAAACTGCCTCCACCGGCTCTACGGCGGATTTTACACCGACTGGGTGAGCGGAGGCCAGTGGAACCACATGCTAGGTTATCTAGCCGCTCTTGCTAAGGCCTGCTTTAATGGCAACATTGAGCTCCTGGTATGCTTCAATGGCGCCCTGGAGAAAGGCCGCCTTCACGAATGGGTCAAGCGACAGGTGAACGAGAGGCAGACAGCGCAGCAGATCGTCAGCCACGTCCAGAATAAGGGGACTCCACCGCCAAAGGTCTGGTTCCTGCCGCCGGTGTGCATGGCCCACTGTATCCGACTGGCCCTCCTCAGGTTCCACATCGGG GTTGCCCAGAGCATTGAAGATCACCATCAGGAAGTGATTGCCTTATGCAGGGAGAATGGGTTTCACGGCCTGGTGGCCTACGACTCTGACTATGCCCTGTGCAACATCCCCTACTACTTCAGTGCCCATGCCCTAAAGCTGAGTCGCAACGGCAAAAGCCTCACCACCAGCCAGTTCCTCATGCATGAAGTTGCCAAGCAGCTTGATCTCAACCCAAACCGTTTTGTCATTTTTGCTTCGCTTTTAG GTAATCACATTCTGCCCGATGAAGACTTGGCTGCCTTTCACTGGAGTTTACTTGGGCCTGAACACCCTTTAGCATCATTGAAG GTACGTGCCCACCAGCTTGTGCTCCCACCTTGTGACGTAGTGATCAAGGCCGTGGCAGACTACGTCCGCAACTTGCAAGATGTCATTGACTTGGAAGCCATTGCTAAAGACATCTTCAGACATTCACAG TCCAGAACCGATGACAAAGTTGTCCGATTCAAGAAGGCAGTTGAGTACTACTCAGCAGCCAGCAAACCGCTACAGTTCTCTCCTTATTTAG TCAGACCAAATCCGATCGGAGTGCCTGTCGCTTTGCCACAATACGTACCTCCACAGATGCTCAACATTCCACAGACTCCCCTTCCTGTGAAACCTGGG GTCCAGCACTTGCCAGGCCAGAACACCTACCAAGAGCCTGGCCTGGCTCATGACCCACTGGGGAAGGGCCTCCCAGATCAGAACAGCTTCAGCAACATTCCTCACGAAGGGAAACATACGCCGCTGTACGAGAGGTCCTTGCCCGTCAACCCCACCTCAGGCAGCAGCCCCAACCATGCAGATCCTGCGTTCTTCAACACCTCGtccacctcgtcctcctctGAGAACGACGAAAACACGGGCACCACGGCCAA TCATATAAGTGACCATAAAGCAGGATGGGATAAACAAGGAAATCAGGCAGAGAACATACCAGCAGGAGAGTTGGGAGACCAAATTAAA GCTGAGGAATCCTCTGTGACCTTCTCTGGGGGTCACGGGGCCGAGGTTGGAGGCCACAACAGTGTGAACACCCAGATCCCCTCCCTGTTGTCGATGCCAACCCGGAACCACATGGACATCACGACCCCCCCGTTGCCCGCGGTGGCGCCCGAGGTGCTTCGGGTGGCCGAACACAGACACAAAAAGGGCCTCATGTATCCGTACATCTACCACGTCCTCACCAAG GGCGAGATTAAGCTTTCCGTCACCATCGAAGATGAGGCTAACAAAGACCTGCCTTCCGCTGTACAGCTGTACCGCCCCATCCGTCAGTATGTTTACGGAGTCCTCTTCAGCCTGGCCGAGGCCAAAAAGAAGGCAGAGAGGCTTGCCATGAGGAGGAACAGACTCCCGGAGT ATCCCCCCGTGATCGTGAAAGAGTGGGCGGCCTACAAGGGCAAGACGCCCCACACTCCGGAGCTGGTGGAGGCCCTGCCCTTCCGCGAGTGGACGTGCCCCAACCTGAAGAAACTGTGGCTGGGCAAGGCTGTGGAGGACAAAAACCGCAGGATGAGGGCCTTCCTGGCCTGCATGCGCTCCGACACGCCGGCCATGCTCAACCCCGCCAACGTGCCCACCCCTCTTATGGTGCTCTGCTGCGTGCTGCG GTTTATGTTACAATGGCCAGGAGTAAGAATTTTGCGTCGTAACGAGCTTGACGCTTTCCTAGCCCAAGCACTTTCTCCTAAACTATATGAACCTGACCAGCTGCAGGAACTTAAG ATCGACAGCCTCGACCCACGGGGGGTCCAGCTGGCCGCCCTGTTCATGAGCGGCGTGGACATGGCTCTCTTCGCCAACGACGTGTGCGGCCAACCCCTCCCCTGGGAGCACTGCTGCCCTTGGATGTACTTTGACGGCAAGCTGCTCCAGAGCAAACTCATACAGGCCACCCGAGACAAGGCCCCTCTCATCGACCTCTGTGATGGTCAG gCCGATCAGGTGGCTAAGGTGGAGAAAATGAGGCAGAGCATCCTGGAGGGGCTGACCTTCTCCCGTCCACTGCACCCTCTGCCATTCCCACCACCACACGGCATGCCTTTCTACCCCCCAAGCACTACTTTCTACCCCCCGCCGCCGATGCCTCCACCCCAGGGTCGAGGGAGGGGCATGCCTGGTAAGGACCTGCTCTGCGATGGCGGTGCTGTATACG GACTACAAGCCATTCCTTCCCAGGGTGGCAAGCTGGAGATCGCTGGCACGGTGGTGGGCCAGTGGGCCGGGAGCCGACGAGGCCGTGGACGGGGGGCCTTCCCAATCCAGGTGGTGTCAGTCGGTGGACCAACCAGAGG TCGTCCAAGAGGGGTGATTTCAACATCTGTTATAAGGACCTTTGGTCGAGGAGCCAAATACTATGGTAGAGGCTTGAAGACTCAAGGATCCTACCAG
- the LOC111856998 gene encoding constitutive coactivator of PPAR-gamma-like protein 1 isoform X2 codes for MGVQGFQEYIEKHCPSAVVPVELQKLARGSLVGGGRQRPPQSRLRLLVDAENCLHRLYGGFYTDWVSGGQWNHMLGYLAALAKACFNGNIELLVCFNGALEKGRLHEWVKRQVNERQTAQQIVSHVQNKGTPPPKVWFLPPVCMAHCIRLALLRFHIGVAQSIEDHHQEVIALCRENGFHGLVAYDSDYALCNIPYYFSAHALKLSRNGKSLTTSQFLMHEVAKQLDLNPNRFVIFASLLGNHILPDEDLAAFHWSLLGPEHPLASLKVRAHQLVLPPCDVVIKAVADYVRNLQDVIDLEAIAKDIFRHSQSRTDDKVVRFKKAVEYYSAASKPLQFSPYLVRPNPIGVPVALPQYVPPQMLNIPQTPLPVKPGVQHLPGQNTYQEPGLAHDPLGKGLPDQNSFSNIPHEGKHTPLYERSLPVNPTSGSSPNHADPAFFNTSSTSSSSENDENTGTTANHISDHKAGWDKQGNQAENIPAGELGDQIKAEESSVTFSGGHGAEVGGHNSVNTQIPSLLSMPTRNHMDITTPPLPAVAPEVLRVAEHRHKKGLMYPYIYHVLTKGEIKLSVTIEDEANKDLPSAVQLYRPIRQYVYGVLFSLAEAKKKAERLAMRRNRLPEYPPVIVKEWAAYKGKTPHTPELVEALPFREWTCPNLKKLWLGKAVEDKNRRMRAFLACMRSDTPAMLNPANVPTPLMVLCCVLRFMLQWPGVRILRRNELDAFLAQALSPKLYEPDQLQELKIDSLDPRGVQLAALFMSGVDMALFANDVCGQPLPWEHCCPWMYFDGKLLQSKLIQATRDKAPLIDLCDGQADQVAKVEKMRQSILEGLTFSRPLHPLPFPPPHGMPFYPPSTTFYPPPPMPPPQGRGRGMPGLQAIPSQGGKLEIAGTVVGQWAGSRRGRGRGAFPIQVVSVGGPTRGRPRGVISTSVIRTFGRGAKYYGRGLKTQGSYQQSKPAYAASANEVVKERKKSKPEELKSPPESSEGSTAENGIEGREADQLNGNKDDGGAPNQPESALSNDSKMCNTNSHLNALNADSDCHRDEALGTSVLKKEE; via the exons ATGGGCGTGCAAGGTTTCCAGGAATACATTGAAAAGCACTGCCCAAGCGCCGTAGTACCGGTGGAGCTTCAGAAGCTAGCTCGGGGGAGCCTAGTTGGGGGCGGCAGGCAGCGACCACCCCAAAGTCGGCTCAGGCTTCTCGTGGATGCTGAAAACTGCCTCCACCGGCTCTACGGCGGATTTTACACCGACTGGGTGAGCGGAGGCCAGTGGAACCACATGCTAGGTTATCTAGCCGCTCTTGCTAAGGCCTGCTTTAATGGCAACATTGAGCTCCTGGTATGCTTCAATGGCGCCCTGGAGAAAGGCCGCCTTCACGAATGGGTCAAGCGACAGGTGAACGAGAGGCAGACAGCGCAGCAGATCGTCAGCCACGTCCAGAATAAGGGGACTCCACCGCCAAAGGTCTGGTTCCTGCCGCCGGTGTGCATGGCCCACTGTATCCGACTGGCCCTCCTCAGGTTCCACATCGGG GTTGCCCAGAGCATTGAAGATCACCATCAGGAAGTGATTGCCTTATGCAGGGAGAATGGGTTTCACGGCCTGGTGGCCTACGACTCTGACTATGCCCTGTGCAACATCCCCTACTACTTCAGTGCCCATGCCCTAAAGCTGAGTCGCAACGGCAAAAGCCTCACCACCAGCCAGTTCCTCATGCATGAAGTTGCCAAGCAGCTTGATCTCAACCCAAACCGTTTTGTCATTTTTGCTTCGCTTTTAG GTAATCACATTCTGCCCGATGAAGACTTGGCTGCCTTTCACTGGAGTTTACTTGGGCCTGAACACCCTTTAGCATCATTGAAG GTACGTGCCCACCAGCTTGTGCTCCCACCTTGTGACGTAGTGATCAAGGCCGTGGCAGACTACGTCCGCAACTTGCAAGATGTCATTGACTTGGAAGCCATTGCTAAAGACATCTTCAGACATTCACAG TCCAGAACCGATGACAAAGTTGTCCGATTCAAGAAGGCAGTTGAGTACTACTCAGCAGCCAGCAAACCGCTACAGTTCTCTCCTTATTTAG TCAGACCAAATCCGATCGGAGTGCCTGTCGCTTTGCCACAATACGTACCTCCACAGATGCTCAACATTCCACAGACTCCCCTTCCTGTGAAACCTGGG GTCCAGCACTTGCCAGGCCAGAACACCTACCAAGAGCCTGGCCTGGCTCATGACCCACTGGGGAAGGGCCTCCCAGATCAGAACAGCTTCAGCAACATTCCTCACGAAGGGAAACATACGCCGCTGTACGAGAGGTCCTTGCCCGTCAACCCCACCTCAGGCAGCAGCCCCAACCATGCAGATCCTGCGTTCTTCAACACCTCGtccacctcgtcctcctctGAGAACGACGAAAACACGGGCACCACGGCCAA TCATATAAGTGACCATAAAGCAGGATGGGATAAACAAGGAAATCAGGCAGAGAACATACCAGCAGGAGAGTTGGGAGACCAAATTAAA GCTGAGGAATCCTCTGTGACCTTCTCTGGGGGTCACGGGGCCGAGGTTGGAGGCCACAACAGTGTGAACACCCAGATCCCCTCCCTGTTGTCGATGCCAACCCGGAACCACATGGACATCACGACCCCCCCGTTGCCCGCGGTGGCGCCCGAGGTGCTTCGGGTGGCCGAACACAGACACAAAAAGGGCCTCATGTATCCGTACATCTACCACGTCCTCACCAAG GGCGAGATTAAGCTTTCCGTCACCATCGAAGATGAGGCTAACAAAGACCTGCCTTCCGCTGTACAGCTGTACCGCCCCATCCGTCAGTATGTTTACGGAGTCCTCTTCAGCCTGGCCGAGGCCAAAAAGAAGGCAGAGAGGCTTGCCATGAGGAGGAACAGACTCCCGGAGT ATCCCCCCGTGATCGTGAAAGAGTGGGCGGCCTACAAGGGCAAGACGCCCCACACTCCGGAGCTGGTGGAGGCCCTGCCCTTCCGCGAGTGGACGTGCCCCAACCTGAAGAAACTGTGGCTGGGCAAGGCTGTGGAGGACAAAAACCGCAGGATGAGGGCCTTCCTGGCCTGCATGCGCTCCGACACGCCGGCCATGCTCAACCCCGCCAACGTGCCCACCCCTCTTATGGTGCTCTGCTGCGTGCTGCG GTTTATGTTACAATGGCCAGGAGTAAGAATTTTGCGTCGTAACGAGCTTGACGCTTTCCTAGCCCAAGCACTTTCTCCTAAACTATATGAACCTGACCAGCTGCAGGAACTTAAG ATCGACAGCCTCGACCCACGGGGGGTCCAGCTGGCCGCCCTGTTCATGAGCGGCGTGGACATGGCTCTCTTCGCCAACGACGTGTGCGGCCAACCCCTCCCCTGGGAGCACTGCTGCCCTTGGATGTACTTTGACGGCAAGCTGCTCCAGAGCAAACTCATACAGGCCACCCGAGACAAGGCCCCTCTCATCGACCTCTGTGATGGTCAG gCCGATCAGGTGGCTAAGGTGGAGAAAATGAGGCAGAGCATCCTGGAGGGGCTGACCTTCTCCCGTCCACTGCACCCTCTGCCATTCCCACCACCACACGGCATGCCTTTCTACCCCCCAAGCACTACTTTCTACCCCCCGCCGCCGATGCCTCCACCCCAGGGTCGAGGGAGGGGCATGCCTG GACTACAAGCCATTCCTTCCCAGGGTGGCAAGCTGGAGATCGCTGGCACGGTGGTGGGCCAGTGGGCCGGGAGCCGACGAGGCCGTGGACGGGGGGCCTTCCCAATCCAGGTGGTGTCAGTCGGTGGACCAACCAGAGG TCGTCCAAGAGGGGTGATTTCAACATCTGTTATAAGGACCTTTGGTCGAGGAGCCAAATACTATGGTAGAGGCTTGAAGACTCAAGGATCCTACCAG
- the LOC111856998 gene encoding constitutive coactivator of PPAR-gamma-like protein 1 isoform X3 — protein sequence MGVQGFQEYIEKHCPSAVVPVELQKLARGSLVGGGRQRPPQSRLRLLVDAENCLHRLYGGFYTDWVSGGQWNHMLGYLAALAKACFNGNIELLVCFNGALEKGRLHEWVKRQVNERQTAQQIVSHVQNKGTPPPKVWFLPPVCMAHCIRLALLRFHIGVAQSIEDHHQEVIALCRENGFHGLVAYDSDYALCNIPYYFSAHALKLSRNGKSLTTSQFLMHEVAKQLDLNPNRFVIFASLLGNHILPDEDLAAFHWSLLGPEHPLASLKVRAHQLVLPPCDVVIKAVADYVRNLQDVIDLEAIAKDIFRHSQSRTDDKVVRFKKAVEYYSAASKPLQFSPYLVRPNPIGVPVALPQYVPPQMLNIPQTPLPVKPGVQHLPGQNTYQEPGLAHDPLGKGLPDQNSFSNIPHEGKHTPLYERSLPVNPTSGSSPNHADPAFFNTSSTSSSSENDENTGTTANHISDHKAGWDKQGNQAENIPAGELGDQIKAEESSVTFSGGHGAEVGGHNSVNTQIPSLLSMPTRNHMDITTPPLPAVAPEVLRVAEHRHKKGLMYPYIYHVLTKGEIKLSVTIEDEANKDLPSAVQLYRPIRQYVYGVLFSLAEAKKKAERLAMRRNRLPEYPPVIVKEWAAYKGKTPHTPELVEALPFREWTCPNLKKLWLGKAVEDKNRRMRAFLACMRSDTPAMLNPANVPTPLMVLCCVLRFMLQWPGVRILRRNELDAFLAQALSPKLYEPDQLQELKIDSLDPRGVQLAALFMSGVDMALFANDVCGQPLPWEHCCPWMYFDGKLLQSKLIQATRDKAPLIDLCDGQADQVAKVEKMRQSILEGLTFSRPLHPLPFPPPHGMPFYPPSTTFYPPPPMPPPQGRGRGMPGLQAIPSQGGKLEIAGTVVGQWAGSRRGRGRGAFPIQVVSVGGPTRGRPRGVISTSVIRTFGRGAKYYGRGLKTQGSYQSKPAYAASANEVVKERKKSKPEELKSPPESSEGSTAENGIEGREADQLNGNKDDGGAPNQPESALSNDSKMCNTNSHLNALNADSDCHRDEALGTSVLKKEE from the exons ATGGGCGTGCAAGGTTTCCAGGAATACATTGAAAAGCACTGCCCAAGCGCCGTAGTACCGGTGGAGCTTCAGAAGCTAGCTCGGGGGAGCCTAGTTGGGGGCGGCAGGCAGCGACCACCCCAAAGTCGGCTCAGGCTTCTCGTGGATGCTGAAAACTGCCTCCACCGGCTCTACGGCGGATTTTACACCGACTGGGTGAGCGGAGGCCAGTGGAACCACATGCTAGGTTATCTAGCCGCTCTTGCTAAGGCCTGCTTTAATGGCAACATTGAGCTCCTGGTATGCTTCAATGGCGCCCTGGAGAAAGGCCGCCTTCACGAATGGGTCAAGCGACAGGTGAACGAGAGGCAGACAGCGCAGCAGATCGTCAGCCACGTCCAGAATAAGGGGACTCCACCGCCAAAGGTCTGGTTCCTGCCGCCGGTGTGCATGGCCCACTGTATCCGACTGGCCCTCCTCAGGTTCCACATCGGG GTTGCCCAGAGCATTGAAGATCACCATCAGGAAGTGATTGCCTTATGCAGGGAGAATGGGTTTCACGGCCTGGTGGCCTACGACTCTGACTATGCCCTGTGCAACATCCCCTACTACTTCAGTGCCCATGCCCTAAAGCTGAGTCGCAACGGCAAAAGCCTCACCACCAGCCAGTTCCTCATGCATGAAGTTGCCAAGCAGCTTGATCTCAACCCAAACCGTTTTGTCATTTTTGCTTCGCTTTTAG GTAATCACATTCTGCCCGATGAAGACTTGGCTGCCTTTCACTGGAGTTTACTTGGGCCTGAACACCCTTTAGCATCATTGAAG GTACGTGCCCACCAGCTTGTGCTCCCACCTTGTGACGTAGTGATCAAGGCCGTGGCAGACTACGTCCGCAACTTGCAAGATGTCATTGACTTGGAAGCCATTGCTAAAGACATCTTCAGACATTCACAG TCCAGAACCGATGACAAAGTTGTCCGATTCAAGAAGGCAGTTGAGTACTACTCAGCAGCCAGCAAACCGCTACAGTTCTCTCCTTATTTAG TCAGACCAAATCCGATCGGAGTGCCTGTCGCTTTGCCACAATACGTACCTCCACAGATGCTCAACATTCCACAGACTCCCCTTCCTGTGAAACCTGGG GTCCAGCACTTGCCAGGCCAGAACACCTACCAAGAGCCTGGCCTGGCTCATGACCCACTGGGGAAGGGCCTCCCAGATCAGAACAGCTTCAGCAACATTCCTCACGAAGGGAAACATACGCCGCTGTACGAGAGGTCCTTGCCCGTCAACCCCACCTCAGGCAGCAGCCCCAACCATGCAGATCCTGCGTTCTTCAACACCTCGtccacctcgtcctcctctGAGAACGACGAAAACACGGGCACCACGGCCAA TCATATAAGTGACCATAAAGCAGGATGGGATAAACAAGGAAATCAGGCAGAGAACATACCAGCAGGAGAGTTGGGAGACCAAATTAAA GCTGAGGAATCCTCTGTGACCTTCTCTGGGGGTCACGGGGCCGAGGTTGGAGGCCACAACAGTGTGAACACCCAGATCCCCTCCCTGTTGTCGATGCCAACCCGGAACCACATGGACATCACGACCCCCCCGTTGCCCGCGGTGGCGCCCGAGGTGCTTCGGGTGGCCGAACACAGACACAAAAAGGGCCTCATGTATCCGTACATCTACCACGTCCTCACCAAG GGCGAGATTAAGCTTTCCGTCACCATCGAAGATGAGGCTAACAAAGACCTGCCTTCCGCTGTACAGCTGTACCGCCCCATCCGTCAGTATGTTTACGGAGTCCTCTTCAGCCTGGCCGAGGCCAAAAAGAAGGCAGAGAGGCTTGCCATGAGGAGGAACAGACTCCCGGAGT ATCCCCCCGTGATCGTGAAAGAGTGGGCGGCCTACAAGGGCAAGACGCCCCACACTCCGGAGCTGGTGGAGGCCCTGCCCTTCCGCGAGTGGACGTGCCCCAACCTGAAGAAACTGTGGCTGGGCAAGGCTGTGGAGGACAAAAACCGCAGGATGAGGGCCTTCCTGGCCTGCATGCGCTCCGACACGCCGGCCATGCTCAACCCCGCCAACGTGCCCACCCCTCTTATGGTGCTCTGCTGCGTGCTGCG GTTTATGTTACAATGGCCAGGAGTAAGAATTTTGCGTCGTAACGAGCTTGACGCTTTCCTAGCCCAAGCACTTTCTCCTAAACTATATGAACCTGACCAGCTGCAGGAACTTAAG ATCGACAGCCTCGACCCACGGGGGGTCCAGCTGGCCGCCCTGTTCATGAGCGGCGTGGACATGGCTCTCTTCGCCAACGACGTGTGCGGCCAACCCCTCCCCTGGGAGCACTGCTGCCCTTGGATGTACTTTGACGGCAAGCTGCTCCAGAGCAAACTCATACAGGCCACCCGAGACAAGGCCCCTCTCATCGACCTCTGTGATGGTCAG gCCGATCAGGTGGCTAAGGTGGAGAAAATGAGGCAGAGCATCCTGGAGGGGCTGACCTTCTCCCGTCCACTGCACCCTCTGCCATTCCCACCACCACACGGCATGCCTTTCTACCCCCCAAGCACTACTTTCTACCCCCCGCCGCCGATGCCTCCACCCCAGGGTCGAGGGAGGGGCATGCCTG GACTACAAGCCATTCCTTCCCAGGGTGGCAAGCTGGAGATCGCTGGCACGGTGGTGGGCCAGTGGGCCGGGAGCCGACGAGGCCGTGGACGGGGGGCCTTCCCAATCCAGGTGGTGTCAGTCGGTGGACCAACCAGAGG TCGTCCAAGAGGGGTGATTTCAACATCTGTTATAAGGACCTTTGGTCGAGGAGCCAAATACTATGGTAGAGGCTTGAAGACTCAAGGATCCTACCAG